One region of Luteolibacter yonseiensis genomic DNA includes:
- a CDS encoding glycoside hydrolase family 28 protein has protein sequence MIPSFVRALSLVLILSPLHAEPVTIRHEEISVKAAFPMPVIKVPVFPKKDFVVTEYGAKESGDCSSSIEQAIAACHEAGGGRVVIPEGKWLTGKVHFRSNVNLHLEKGATLLFSDDPADYLPAVQSSWEGFECFNYSPLIYAFDCENVAITGGGKIEAEMGTWKEWSGRPPAHMEALKKLYTMASTNVPVIERQMAVGENHLRPQFIQFNRCRNVLIEDITIRNSPFWTIHLLLCDSVVVRGLDIHAHGHNNDGIDPEMTRNLLVENCRFDQGDDAIAIKSGSNQDGWRLGVPTENIVIRGCTVIEGHQLVAIGSELSAGIRNVHVRDCRFVNEKYQPMNLLFIKTNHRRGGFVENIHMENIEAGRVRQSVLGIETDVLYQWKNLVPTYEERITKISGIHVSNIKVAETGIPFRIEGDKREPVTDVTLDGISIGRARGKKNDYVNAKDVKETNVRIGELVAGDKKKK, from the coding sequence CCGTCATTCGTCCGAGCGCTTTCCCTTGTGCTGATCCTGTCCCCGCTTCATGCGGAACCCGTCACGATCAGGCATGAGGAAATTTCCGTGAAAGCCGCGTTTCCGATGCCTGTCATCAAGGTGCCGGTGTTTCCAAAAAAGGATTTCGTCGTGACGGAATATGGAGCGAAAGAGAGCGGTGATTGCTCCTCCTCCATCGAACAAGCCATCGCCGCATGTCATGAGGCGGGTGGGGGGAGGGTCGTCATTCCCGAGGGGAAATGGCTTACGGGAAAAGTCCATTTCCGCAGCAACGTGAACCTGCATCTCGAAAAGGGGGCGACGCTTCTCTTCAGTGATGATCCCGCCGACTACCTGCCCGCCGTCCAATCCAGTTGGGAGGGATTCGAATGCTTCAACTACTCTCCGCTCATCTATGCTTTCGATTGCGAGAATGTCGCCATCACAGGCGGGGGGAAAATCGAAGCGGAGATGGGGACATGGAAGGAATGGTCGGGCCGTCCTCCCGCGCACATGGAAGCGTTGAAAAAACTCTATACCATGGCTTCGACAAATGTGCCGGTCATCGAACGCCAGATGGCCGTAGGGGAGAACCACCTGCGGCCGCAGTTCATCCAGTTCAACCGTTGCAGGAATGTGCTGATCGAGGACATCACGATCCGCAACAGCCCCTTCTGGACCATCCATCTCCTGCTCTGCGACTCGGTTGTCGTCCGTGGCCTTGATATCCATGCCCATGGTCATAACAACGACGGCATCGACCCGGAAATGACGCGGAACCTGCTGGTTGAAAATTGCAGGTTCGACCAGGGCGACGACGCCATCGCCATCAAGTCCGGAAGCAATCAGGACGGCTGGAGGCTGGGTGTCCCCACGGAGAACATCGTCATCCGCGGCTGCACCGTCATCGAGGGCCACCAGCTGGTCGCCATCGGCAGCGAGCTCTCCGCGGGGATCCGCAATGTCCACGTGCGCGACTGCCGGTTTGTGAATGAAAAGTATCAGCCGATGAACCTGCTCTTCATCAAGACGAACCACCGCCGCGGCGGCTTCGTGGAGAACATCCATATGGAAAACATCGAGGCCGGGCGGGTGCGGCAGAGCGTGCTCGGCATCGAGACGGACGTGCTTTACCAATGGAAGAATCTCGTGCCGACCTACGAGGAACGCATCACGAAAATCAGCGGCATCCACGTGTCCAACATCAAGGTGGCGGAAACCGGCATTCCGTTCCGCATCGAGGGCGACAAGCGCGAACCGGTGACAGACGTCACCCTCGACGGGATTTCCATCGGCAGGGCCCGGGGAAAGAAAAACGACTATGTGAACGCGAAGGATGTGAAGGAAACCAACGTCAGGATCGGCGAGCTGGTGGCCGGGGATAAGAAGAAAAAATAA